One window of Oreochromis niloticus isolate F11D_XX linkage group LG23, O_niloticus_UMD_NMBU, whole genome shotgun sequence genomic DNA carries:
- the LOC109196745 gene encoding C-X-C chemokine receptor type 2-like, giving the protein MSFVYVFGDDFFGNYTSYDYNESSESFSPVRHTLICGYVDLEPTAVVILCVIFTVISVLAILGNLLVGWVIRTSQEILAPSDVYLFHLTIADGLLALTLQFCIAALTRGWLLGDFLWKLLHIVMDANFYTSIIFLTCISIDRYLVIVHARETLKSHQKNCSRILCTVVWVFGCALAVPALFIHFDSFDIGISTAWRLTIQGFIHVFGFLVPAIVMISCYSITVSRLLLTRGFQKHRAMRVIITIVIVFLLLWTPYQITMVIDILLSPDVVPYDCAMRRSLNTALVATHCLALLHSCINPFLYAVAEEKLRKKMKLLF; this is encoded by the coding sequence ATGTCATTTGTCTATGTCTTTGGAGATGATTTCTTTGGGAACTATACTTCCTATGATTACAACGAATCCAGTGAATCCTTCTCTCCAGTTCGGCATACCTTAATATGTGGATATGTGGATCTGGAACCTACAGCAGTTGTGATCCTGTGTGTCATCTTCACAGTCATCTCTGTATTGGCCATACTCGGAAACCTGCTGGTAGGATGGGTGATCAGAACCAGCCAAGAAATTTTGGCTCCATCAGATGTGTACCTGTTCCACCTGACCATAGCAGATGGACTGCTGGCTTTAACGCTTCAGTTTTGTATTGCAGCACTAACTCGAGGATGGCTCTTAGGAGACTTCCTTTGGAAACTCCTCCACATCGTCATGGACGCAAACTTCTACACCAGCATCATCTTCCTCACCTGTATTAGCATCGATCGTTACCTTGTGATTGTGCACGCCAGGGAGACACTCAAGAGTCACCAAAAGAATTGCAGCAGGATCCTTTGCACAGTGGTGTGGGTTTTCGGTTGTGCCCTTGCTGTGCCTGCTCTTTTCATTCACTTTGATAGCTTTGACATCGGCATCTCTACAGCATGGAGGCTCACGATTCAGGGGTTCATTCATGTTTTTGGCTTTTTGGTCCCTGCGATTGTCATGATCTCCTGCTACAGCATCACTGTTTCACGGCTGCTGCTCACTCGTGGTTTCCAGAAGCACCGAGCCATGCGGGTGATCATAACCATCGTGATTGTGTTTCTGCTCCTCTGGACACCATACCAGATAACCATGGTGATAGACATACTGCTGAGTCCTGATGTGGTGCCGTATGACTGTGCTATGAGGAGGTCGTTAAACACAGCCTTGGTTGCAACCCACTGCCTGGctctgctgcacagctgcatcaaCCCTttcctctatgccgttgcagAAGAGAAACTCAGGAAGAAGATGAAACTGCTTTTTTAG